From the Ensifer adhaerens genome, the window GCATTTTCACCGTAACACCATGAATTGATGCATGTTTTCCGGATCATCGACGACGGGCAACGGCCACGGTTCGGCCATTCGGGGAGCGGTCGTCAGCCTACAATATTAAAGACTGGTCATGTATTCGATTCGCGTATACGGTGCACGCATGCGTTGGGAATGGATGCCTGGTTGCTCGTCAGGCAAGCATCGAAGTCCAGAGTAACGCCGCGTCGTCCACGCGGGATGCCCCAGCCGAGCAGCAGGCACTGTCGTTGTCGGTCAACGAGTGGCTCAGCACGCGGACAAGGATCCGCACCTGTGAGAAACCCGGTGATTGCCGCCGCTTCCGGACGTGGACTGCGCCTCCCTGGGTCGGTCTCGATCCAGGCAAAATATGCGGAAAATCAAACGTTACAGAGACAACGCGCTGGATAGGCGCGGCCTGTAGACCGGGGACAATCGATATGCCGCGAGATCACTGGAAATACGAAGGCATGCTGGCCGCGCCTGACCGCGGCGGCTTCCTGCCCATTCTTCCCCTTCCCCACCACGACCCGACGACGCCGCTGGCGATTGCCGACATGGCCGATGCCTTCGGCGTCACCCATCGCACCCTGCACTTCTACGAGGAGAAGGGACTTCTGACCGCCGCCCGCATGGGGCCGATGCGGATTTATAACGAAGAACACATCCGCCGCATGGCCGTCATCAACGCCTGTCGTGAGATCGACATGCCGATCGCCGCCATCCTGGAGCTTTTGACCGGCCTTGCCGCGACCGAGGATCAGGCGGATGCCGACCGGTTGTTTCGCGAAGCGCTCCTGGCGCGGCGCCGGGAACTGGCGGCCCAGCAGGCGAACCTTCGCCGCCAGATGCAGCGCATCACCGAATTGCTCGAAAGCGGCGATGGCAGCGGCCCCGAGGCGGACGATGATGACCATGTCCACCTGTCTCCGATAGAGAGCGAATGCCTGACCTTCATGGCCGAAGGCTATCCGGCCCCGCGCATCGCCCGCCTGATGGAGATGGATGTCGCGGCGGCCCTCACGCTCGAAGCCGGCATCATCCGCAAGTTCGGCGCCAACAACCGCTTCCAGGCAATCGCCAAGGCCGTGATCGCCGGCATGATCACGGCGGAGTAGCCGAAGCGGCCTTCAGCGGTCGACGCCTCGCCCAACCGCGTCGCGGCGCAGTGCCGTTGTGCGCAGCTCGTAGAGCGACCAAGGTTCCTCCTGGTGGCCGGTCGCACTGCCGTTTGGGTCGCGATTCTCGCGGGAACGGCGACAATGGGATGTCTTCAACGGCACGCTCATGTTACGAGGCGCTGAAACGACACACGTGAGATACCCCGATGCTTCCCTGGATCCAGCTAGACCGCGCAACCATTCCCGGCGACGGCGACGAGTTGCGCCTGAAGCAGCGCGGCCAGGAATTTTCGATCATGCTCGGTTCGACTGAACTGATGAACAGCCGGCTGAGCGGTTCGGAAGAAGCGCTGGCGACGCTCGCCTACGAGCGGATCGCCGGCCGAAAAAACATGAGCATGCTGATCGGCGGGCTCGGCATGGGGTTCACGCTCAGGGCTGCCCTCGGCGTTCTGCCGGAAGATGCCCGGGTGACCGTCGCCGAACTCGTGCCGGCCGTGGTCGACTGGGCACGCGGGCCGATGGCCGAACTCCACAAAGGCACGCTCGACGACCCCCGTGTCGATATCCATATCGGTGACGTCGGCGCGCTGATCCGCGCGAAGAAGGCGGCCTATGATGCCATCCTGCTCGATATCGACAACGGCCCGGATGGCCTGACGCGCGCCTCCAACGACAGCCTCTACAGCCATACCGGTCTTCGCGCCGCGCAGGCTGCGCTACGCCCGAATGGTGTTCTGGCCGTCTGGTCGTCCGCGCCGGACAGCGCCTTTACCCGCCGCCTGCGTGAAGTCGGCTTTGCCACGGACGAGGTGAATGTGCGCGCCAACGGCAAACGTGGCGGTGCCCGCCACGTGTTGTGGATGGCGACCAAACGCTGAAGCAGCCCTTCCCCGTAACAGCCGTCAGCGAACGAT encodes:
- a CDS encoding MerR family transcriptional regulator, which translates into the protein MPRDHWKYEGMLAAPDRGGFLPILPLPHHDPTTPLAIADMADAFGVTHRTLHFYEEKGLLTAARMGPMRIYNEEHIRRMAVINACREIDMPIAAILELLTGLAATEDQADADRLFREALLARRRELAAQQANLRRQMQRITELLESGDGSGPEADDDDHVHLSPIESECLTFMAEGYPAPRIARLMEMDVAAALTLEAGIIRKFGANNRFQAIAKAVIAGMITAE
- a CDS encoding MnmC family methyltransferase, with translation MLPWIQLDRATIPGDGDELRLKQRGQEFSIMLGSTELMNSRLSGSEEALATLAYERIAGRKNMSMLIGGLGMGFTLRAALGVLPEDARVTVAELVPAVVDWARGPMAELHKGTLDDPRVDIHIGDVGALIRAKKAAYDAILLDIDNGPDGLTRASNDSLYSHTGLRAAQAALRPNGVLAVWSSAPDSAFTRRLREVGFATDEVNVRANGKRGGARHVLWMATKR